The following are encoded together in the Daucus carota subsp. sativus chromosome 5, DH1 v3.0, whole genome shotgun sequence genome:
- the LOC108192391 gene encoding protein LONG AFTER FAR-RED 3: MLNMKMMVAAPLVVLSLSIVLFPIFNTYPFLRNWGWTRQVADLLVINGTIYTSDSSLPFADSMAVRNGRILRIGDYSSVQALAGYGTEYINLQGRIVVPGFIDSHVHFLSGGLQMARVELRKANTKEKFVEIVKAAAKNMEHGSWILGGGWNNDFWGGELPMATWIDDITENNPVWLSRMDGHMGLANSLALEIAGVTKNIEDPIGGTVVRNTGGEPTGLLIDSAMKLVLSCIPEVSKDDRRKALERASNLALMRGVTTVVDFGRYFPGTSVELPWEDLTDVYRWADIYGKMKIRVCLFFPMRTWQRLVDLIGQTGRKLSQWIYLGGVKDFSDGSLGSSSALFYKAYAEEPHNYGLQVTNIDDLLNSTISSDKFNLQVAIHAIGDRANGMILDMYTSVVATNGMRDRRFRIEHAQHLAPGAAAKFGQHHIVASVQPDHLLDDAESAIKKLGLERAQEGSYMFKSLLNSDAVLAFGSDWPVADINPLSSIKTAMERIPPGWENGWITTERISLPEALNASTILAAKACFLDKDVGSLSTGKMADFVVLMNDSWEGFAEHGYGSIAATYVGGRQAYIRNI, from the exons ATGTTGaatatgaagatgatggtcgcAGCACCACTTGTTGTCCTCTCACTCTCCATCGTCTTATTTCCTATCTTCAACACTTACCCAT TTTTGCGGAACTGGGGATGGACTAGACAAGTAGCCGATTTGTTGGTGATAAATGGGACTATATATACAAGTGATTCGTCCCTTCCGTTTGCGGATTCAATGGCTGTTCGAAATGGTCGAATACTTAGAATTGGGGATTATTCTTCAGTTCAG GCTCTGGCGGGATACGGGACTGAATACATTAATCTACAAGGAAGAATTGTGGTTCCGGGATTTATCGACTCACATGTTCACTTTCTATCCGGGGGACTGCAG ATGGCACGAGTGGAACTTCGGAAAGCTAATACAAAAGAGAAGTTTGTTGAAATTGTCAAAGCTGCAGCAAAAA ATATGGAGCATGGTTCTTGGATATTGGGAGGTGGGTGGAATAATGACTTTTGGGGAGGAGAATTGCCAATGGCCACCTGGATTGATGATATTACAGAAAACAACCCT GTGTGGCTGTCTAGAATGGATGGGCACATGGGCTTGGCAAACTCATTGGCACTGGAAATTGCTGGAGTAACTAAAAATATAGAAGATCCAATAGGTGGCACTGTTGTTAGGAACACTGGTGGAG AACCAACAGGCTTGCTGATAGATTCTGCAATGAAACTGGTCCTCTCATGTATCCCAGAGGTGTCTAAAGATGATAGAAGGAAAGCCTTGGAAAGAGCCAGCAATCTTGCCTTGATGAGGGGTGTCACAACAGTTGTTGATTTTGGAAGATACTTCCCTGGGACTTCAGTAGAGCTTCCTTGGGAAGATCTTACAG ATGTGTACAGATGGGCTGATATATATGGAAAAATGAAGATCAGGGTGTGCTTGTTTTTCCCAATGAGGACATGGCAACGTCTAGTT gATCTTATAGGCCAGACAGGTCGTAAATTGAGTCAATGGATTTACTTGGGTGGTGTCAAGGATTTTTCCGATGGCTCATTAGGTTCTAGTAGTGCACTCTTCTATAAG GCATATGCAGAGGAGCCTCATAACTATGGTCTTCAAGTCACAAATATCGATGATTTATTAAACTCGACTATCTCATCAGATAAATTTAACCTACAG GTTGCTATTCATGCCATAGGTGACAGAGCAAATGGCATGATCTTAGATATGTACACTTCAGTTGTTGCAACAAATGGAATGCGAGATCGCAGATTTAGG ATTGAGCATGCTCAGCATTTGGCCCCAGGTGCTGCAGCGAAATTTGGTCAGCACCATATTGTTGCGTCAGTGCAG CCAGACCATTTACTGGATGATGCTGAATCTGCAATTAAGAAACTTGGGCTGGAAAGAGCTCAAGAAGGATCTTATATGTTCAAGTCGCTTCTTAATAGTGATGCAGTATTGGCTTTTGGTTCTGATTGGCCG GTTGCTGATATTAATCCTTTGAGTAGCATCAAGACAGCAATGGAAAGAATACCCCCTGGTTGGGAAAATGGTTGGATTACTACTGAGCGCATTAGTCTGCCTGAGGCATTAAATGC GTCCACAATATTAGCTGCGAAAGCATGTTTTCTTGATAAAGACGTGGGATCATTATCTACTGGAAAAATGGCAGATTTTGTTGTGCTGATGAATGATTCGTGGGAGGGTTTTGCTGAGCATGGATACGGATCGATTGCAGCAACATATGTAGGTGGGAGACAGGCTTATATTCGAAATATTTGA